TCGAAGCCCTGTTGCAGCGTATGGCCGAAGGCATAGTCCGGCGTGATGAAGTACCACTTCTTGCCGTACTTCTCGAACAGCACCTTCGAGATCGAGTTGGTCTGCATCCGCGTGGTGTTGCAGACGCGGAAGACGTTCCAGTGGCAATTCGTGCCGGTGATCGTGTCGGTATGGCCGCCCGGAACGATGTGAAGAATCTTCTTTTCATAGGCGACGTTTGCGATCGCCTGCGCCAGCGCCGAGTTCACATTGCCGAGGATAAAATTGACCTGATCGCGGTCGATCAGCTTGCGTGCCTTCTGCACGGCGGTGCCGGCATCGCCACTGGTCGAATCTTCCACCAGCATCTCAACTTTGCGGCCAAGAATTCCGCCCTTGGCGTTCATTTGATCCACGGCGAGCTGAGCGCCAATGATTTCATTCTTGCCGGTCGCGGCGTAGGTGCCCGTCAGACAGTTGTCCATGCCGATCTTGACGGTGTCGGCGGCCCAGGACGGGACGATAAAGGGAGACGCAACCTGCGAAACACCTGCAAGCGCGGTCGCTTTCAACAACGAACGGCGGCTCAATTTCGGTAATTCAAATTTCGAACTCATAAACGTCCTCCCAGATGTGATTTGTTTTTGCTTCAGGCCGCGGCCATTTTTGATTTTGAATTTTTTTGTGATGCCAATGCTGGCTCAAAGAATGCAAAATTAAAATCCAGATATCGCCTCTTGTCGAGAACGTGATGGAAAACTTTCGTCTCACTCCGGTTGAATTGTCCCGATGTCTTTTTCTTTTTCATATCGCACTGCGATAAGAAGAACGCAGTGCAAAAAACCGACCATGAACACCCGATATAATTGAGTCAGGGCCCGCGGGCAGATTCCGGCCACAAGAATTTTCACGGACGGGGAATATTCTTCAAGCGACGGTGTCGAACACCGTCCATCAAAATATGTGCTGCGAATTGCCGTGCCGCGATATCGCCCCATGGGCATCAGCAGGCGAGCCTGAAAAGGCACCACCGCTCCTCATCGCGCCATCCTGAAAGAATCTCGGAAAAAAATTACAAACGGGACGATGGCACGTCATTCCGGATATCCGCCCGGAATCGGCGGCACGCCCGGCGATCGTGTGCGGACGCGGCTGTAAATATAGAGTGTGGTGAGGCCGGGACGGGCGGAATGGTCGGAGTAGCAGGATTCGAACCTGCGACCCCCTGCTCCCGAAGCAGGTGCGCTACCGGGCTGCGCTATACTCCGACGTGAGGCCGGTCTTATAACCGTGCACCCCTCGCCCTGCAAGGCGCGTGAGAAGCACTTTGACGCCGCCCTTTCCAGCGCCCATAAAAGGGGCCATGAGCCTGATTTTGACCACAAAAACCGTTCCCGGAGCCGACGCGGCGCGCCCCGCCGCCGAATGCCTTGCGGCTGGCGGTTTGGTCGCCTTCCCCACCGAGACCGTCTACGGCCTCGGCGCGGACGGGACCAACGGCGAGGCTGTGGCCCGGCTTTACGCGGCCAAGGGGCGCCCCTCCTTCAACCCGCTTATCGCTCATCTGCCGACGCTGGAAGCCGCACAGCGCGTCGCCGTCTTTAGCGAAACCGCCCTGAAACTCGCCCAAGCCTTCTGGCCGGGACCGCTGACGCTGGTGCTGCCCAAGGCGCCCGGATGCCCTGTGAGCGAACTCGCCACGGCGGGCCTCGATACCGTCGCGGTGCGGATTCCGGCCCATCCGGTGGCTCTCGCCATTCTGAAAGCGCTCGGCCGGCCGATCGTTGCTCCGTCCGCCAATCGTTCGGGCCACGTCTCGCCCACCACCGCCGCGCATGTGCTCCATGACCTCGACGGCCGCATCGACCTGATCGTCGATGGCGGGCCGGTCAATGTCGGCGTGGAATCCACCATCATCGGATGCACCGGCGCGCCCGTGCTGCTGCGGCCGGGCGGCACCCCTCGCGATGAGATCGAGGGTGTGCTGGGTATCTCGCTTGGACGAATCGAAACCGCGCCGGGGCATGACAATCCGCTCGCGCCCGGCATGCTGGAATCCCATTACGCGCCCAAGGCCGCCGTCCGGCTGAACGCGACGGACGTGAAAAACGACGAGGCGCTGCTCGCCTTCGGCGAGGCGCTGCCCGGCGCACGGCCTGAGCGCACGCTCAATCTCTCGCCGCGCGGCGACCTGATCGAGGCGGCGGCCAATCTGTTCGGCCATCTGCGAACGCTGGACGATACAGCCACACGGACCATCGCGGTCATGCCCATTCCCTCCCACGGCCTCGGTGAAGCGATCAACGATCGCCTGCGCCGCGCCGCAGCCGACCGGCCCTCATGATGACAAGCACCTCCCCTCTTCCGGCAGATTTGCTGGCGCGTTTCCGCGCCATCGTCGGCGACAAGCACGCCATCATGGATGGCGACGAGAAAACGCCCTATCTCGTCGAGGAGCGAGGTCTTTATCAGGGCCACTCTCCGCTGATCCTGCGCCCGGGCTCCACGGACGAAGTCGCCGCGATCTGCAAGCTGGCGACGGAGACGAAAACCCCGCTGGTGCCGCAGGGCGGCAACACCGGCCTCGTGGGCGGGCAGATCCCCCATCACGGCGAAATTCTTCTTTCGCTACGCCGGATGGACAAGGTGCGCGAGATCGACACGTCCTCCAACACCATGATCTGCGAATCCGGCGTCATCCTCGCCAACGCGCATGTCGCGGCGGAGAAAGCGGACCGCATCTTCCCGCTGTGGCTCGGCTCGGAGGGAAGCTGCACCATCGGCGGCAATCTCTCCACCAACGCGGGCGGCATCGCCGCACTGTCCTATGGGGTGGCGCGCGATCTCGTGCTCGGGCTTGAAGTCGTGCTGGCTGACGGGCGCGTTCTCAACGGCCTGTCGAAGCTGAAGAAGGACAACACCGGCTACGACCTGCGCAATCTGTTCATCGGCGCGGAAGGCACGCTCGGCATCATCACCGCCGCCGTGCTGAAACTGATGCCGAAACCCCGCACGATTGAAACCGCGTTCGTCGGCCTCGCATCGCCCGAGGCCGCGCTCGAACTTCTGGCGCTGTCGCAATCGCATGCGGGCAGCGCGCTTACCAGTTTCGAACTGATCGCCGACATCGCGGTACAGTTCGCGCTCAAGCACGGCCCGGGACTGCGCGCGCCGCTGTCGGAACCGCATCCGTGGTACGTGCTGATGGAAATCTCGTCGCCGCGCGACGATGGACGCACGCTGATCGAAGGCGCGCTCGAAGCCGCGATGGAAGCGGGCCTCGTCGATGACGCCGTGATCGCCGCGAATCTCGATCAGCGGCAGGCGTTCTGGACCTTGCGCGAAGTGATCTCCCACGCGCAGAAGCCGGAAGGCGGCTCGATCAAGCACGATGTCTCGGTGCCTGTGGCCGCCGTGCCGCAGTTTCTCATCGATGCGGACGCGGCCGTCACGAAACTAATTCCCGGCACGCGGCCGGTGGCGTTCGGCCATCTCGGCGACGGCAACATCCATTACAACATCAGCCAGCCGGTCGGCGCGGACAAGGCCGCGTTCGTCGCGCGCTGGCATGAAGTCAACGATGTGGTCCACGCCATCGTGCGCCAGCACGGCGGCTCGATTTCCGCCGAACACGGCATCGGCCTGATGAAACGGGAAGAACTGCCGCGCGTGAAGGACCCGGTGGCGCTCGACCTGATGCGCGCGCTCAAGCGCACGCTCGATCCGCTCGACATCCTCAATCCGGGCAAGGTGGTGTGAGGACTGCTAGAACAACGAGCCCTGTCTCTCGTCCAACACGCGACGAGAGGGACGCAGCGATGCCTCCGGCTTCACGACCTCACCAAAGAGTTCGATGCGCGATAGCAATCCCGCGTGATCGTTGGCGACACGATTGACGTCAGTCGATACCGGATGCCACGCGAGGCTGCCCGAAGGCGGCGGCTGCAAAAGAGTAACGGCCTCTGCCGTCGCAATCTCACCGCCCTCCAGCCAGCAGGCATAGTCGCGCGGCGCGATCACCACCGGCACCCGCGCATGCAGATGCGCCATCTCCTCCCGCGCCGCTGCCGTGACGATCGCCACGGTGTCGAGTTCCTCCCCGTTGGGACCGGCCCATGTTTCCGCGACCGCCGCCAGTCCCATCGGCGCACCGTCGCGCGGATGAATGAAGAAAGGCTGCTTGTGCTTGCCCCTGACCTGCCACTCGTAATAGCCGTCAGCCGGGATCAGGCAGCGCCGCCGCCGGATCGCGTTGCGGAAGGCAGGCTTCTCCAGCACGGTTTCGGAACGGGCATTGATGACCAGCGAGAATGTTTTCGGGTCCTTGACCCATGCCGGGATGAAGCCCCAGCGCATCAGCCGGAAATGCCGGCCGCTCGCCTCACCGGCCACCACCGCCACCGGCTGCGTCGGCGCGATATTGTAGCGGGGCGGAAAATTCGGCTGCTCGGCATAGCCGAATGCATGCAACAGGATCGCCGGAGCCGAGGTCAGCGTAAATCGTCCGCACATCCCGCGCCCCTATAACCGGATACCGATCATTAATTGCCGTCCTGTAATGTCTAAGCCGTTCCTGTGACCCCTCAAAGCACCCGATGGCGTTATCCCAAGCCACAGCCTCGACGAACCTGCCGGATGCGGCCGCCCAGGCGGCACGCCGACAGTTGTTGAAGGATAACAACATCAATCCGCGCACAGGACTCGCGACCGACTATCTGAACCATTTCAACGAAGCGATCATGCTTCTGGAAATGATCCCGGACATGCCGGAATGCGCCGAGGATTTCCTGAACTGGCGGCCCCTGACCTATCGCGAGCATTTCGAGGGCTCCAACCTCAAGGCCAGGGAACTCACGATCCAGGCCTACGAACGGTCCGAGGTCGCGCTGAAAGCCGAGTTCGACCGGGTGATCGGCTCGATGCGGGATATTCTGGTGGCCGTGAGCCAGGGCATGCGCAGCACCACGCAGGATGCGACCCGCGCCAGACTCGCAACCGAGGCCATCGGCTGGATACAGCCTTTGCTTGCGATGGCCGGCGCTTTGATCCACGGTGTCTCGGACGGAACCGACATCGACAGCATCATGGAATCCTGAAGACGTGACCGACCCCATCACCGCACGGCCGCAGGTCGCGGTCAGCGCAGGCATTTTCCGCGACAGCAAGATCCTCCTGACACGCCGGGCCAACGACCCCAAGGGCGTGCGCTGGACCTTTCCCGGCGGCCGCATCGAGTCCGGCGAAACCATGGCCGAGGCGCTCAAGCGTGAAATCCTCGAGGAAACCGGGCTGACGATCGAGATCGCCGGATCGGCCGGGGTCCGCGAAATGCTGCACGCCCAGTCCGGGCACGGGCATTTCATCATCCTGCCGTTCGCGGCGCGCTGGGTGTCCGGCGAGGTCGCGCTCAACGACGAGCTTGCGGAAGCCCGCTGGTTCGACCCCGGCGAGACCGGCGGCCTCACGGTCACGGAGGGGCTGCACGAGGTGATCGCCGACGCCTGCCGGATCGTGGGCGTCTAGGCCATCACAGGCTCTCCTTCCTGAACCAGCCTGCTTCCCTTGTTGCGTTCTTTGGGCCGGGAAGGCTAAGACCGCCGCCATGCTGCGCCATTTCCTCGCCGTGCTCCTGACCTGCTCGATCCTGCTGCCGGCCACCGTCCGCGCGGAGGACGAGGCCGCGCCGTTCGACGCCGACCTTCAGCGTCTGGCTGAAATCATGGGCGCGCTGCATTACCTGCGCGGCATCTGCGGAACCAGTGACGGCCAGAAATGGCGAACCGAAATGCAGGCCTTGCTCGAAGCCGAGACGCCATCCGGCGACCGCCGCACCCGGATGATCGCGAGTTTCAACCGCGGCTATAACGGTTTCCAGCAGACCTACCGGACCTGCACCCCGGCCGCCCATCTGGTGGTCCGCCGGTACCTGATCGAGGGGGCCGACATTTCCCGGAACCTGACCTCGCGCTACGCGAACTGAAGTTATCGACAGCCGTCCCCTTTAAATTAACCTTTTCGCAAGAACTGGCTGGGATGGCCCGCGCTGCATGTTAAAGCTCGGGGACATTGCCACGGCGCTTTCGCGCCCGATTCCGGATTGTCTTCGTTCATGTCGTATTCGCCTCTTGCCCCTTCCCGCGCTCCGCTCCCCGACCAAGAGCAGAAGCAGGCCGCGCTGACGTATCTGAACGAGGCGTGGGCCGAAGCGCTTCACGACGGCATCGACGGCGACTGCCTCGCGCAAGCGAGCCTGTTCGCGGCCTTCGCCGAACTCGTGAATACCTATGGCGAAGATGCGGTCGCGAAATTCGTCGAGGGCCTGCCCGCGCGCATTCGCAGCGGCGAGTTCTCGGTGGTGATGTTCAAGCAGTAGCACCGTCACCCTGAGGTGCTATTGCGAAGCAATGGCCTCGAAGGGCGACGGCCTTATCCTTCGAGGCTCGGGCTGACGCCCTCGCACCTCAGGATGACGCCGTCGGACAAACCTCGTCTCATCATGCTCTGGTTTTCCGCCTGCGCGGGAACAACGATAACTACGGCTTCAGCGTTTCCACAAAGCGCACCGGCTCGCCCTGCGACGGCGTCGCCACCTCGCCCTGCCACATCACCCGCTGCCCGCGCACGATGGTGCCGACCGGCCAGCCCTTCACCTTCACGCCGTCATAAGGCGTCCAGCCCGCGCGCGAGGCGTTGTCCGCGTTGCGGATCGTCTCGCTGCGCTTCATGTCGACCACAGTGAAGTCGGCATCGTACCCGGCGGCGATGCGGCCCTTGCAGGCCATGTTGAAGATGCGCGCGGGTCCCGCGCTCGACAGATCGACGAACCGCGCCAGCGACAGCCGCCCTGCATTCACATGATCGAGCATGATCGGCACCAGCGTCTGCACGCCGGTCATGCCCGAGGGCGACGCCGGATAGGTCTTCGACTTCTCCTCCAGCGTATGCGGCGCGTGATCGGAGCCGAGCACATCGACGATGCCCTGCGAGATGCCGCGCCAGATCGCCTCGCGATGGCTGGCATCGCGCACCGGCGGATTCATCTGCACGCGGGTCCCTAACCGCTCGTAGCATTCCGGGGCCGCCAGCGTGAGGTGATGCGGCGTCGCCTCGCAGGTCGCGACATCCTTGTGGTCGCGCAGATAGTCGATCTCCTGTTTGGTCGAAATATGCAGGACGTGAATCCGCTTGCCGTATTCGCGCGCGATGCCGACAAGGCGTTGCGTCGCGATCAGCGCCGCCGTTTCGTCGCGCCACACCGGATGCGAGCGCGGGTCGCCTTCGATGCGCAGATTCTTGCGCTCGTTCAGCCGATACTCGTCCTCGGCATGAAACGCGGCGCGGCGGCGGATCACGCCGAGAATTTTCCGCAGGCCGTCGTCATCCTCCACCAGCAGGCTGCCAGTCGATGATCCGATGAACACCTTGACGCCCGAGCAGCCCGGCGCGCGCTCCAGTTCGGGCAATTCGCGATAGTTCTCGCGCGTGCCGCCGATGAAGAAGGCGAAGTCGCAATGCATGCGGTGATGCGCGGCCTTGATCTTGGCGGTGAAGGTTTCTTCCGTAATGGTCAGCGGATTAGTGTTCGGCATCTCGAACACCGCCGTGACGCCGCCCAGCACCGCGCTGCGCGAGCCGGTTTCCAGATCTTCCTTGTGCGTGAGGCCCGGTTCGCGGAAATGCACCTGCGTGTCCATCACGCCGGGCAGGATGTGCAGGCCCTTGCAATCGATCACCTCGCCCGCGCTGGCGTTATCCGGCACGTCGAGCGCGGCGATCCTGCCCGCGGTGACGCCGATATTGCGCACGCCCTCCCCGTCCTGATTGACCACGGTTCCGGATTTGAGGATGAGATCGAAGGTCTGAGCCATTATTCTGAATGCCGAATGAGGTTTGCGAGGTGCCATAATTTGGTCCGCGCGAACCTGCGCGGGGCTTGTTGCGCGCACCTTACAGCCTTACGTTTCATAGCGATATCGGCGTTGCGCGATTCTTCGCAAAACTTCTGCCGGTCAACCTCTCGATCACGAATCCGCCACTCAAGAATCCCATGAAATCCGCATTTCTCACCGATCGGGGCGTGGTCAAAGTCGGCGGCGAGGACGCCCGCCACTTTCTCAACGGCCTCGTCACCACCAATATCGATCTGGTCCGGCCCGGTCTCGGACGCTTCGGCGCGCTGCTGACGCCGCAGGGCAAGATCATCGCCGATTTTCTCGTCACCGAAATACCGGCAGGCCATGGCGGCGGCTTCCTGCTCGATTGCCCGAAATCGCTGGCGCAACCGCTCACCGCGCGCCTGTCGATCTACAAGCTGCGCGCCAAGGTCGCGATCGAAAATCTCTCGGACGCTTTCGGCGTGCTCGCCGTCTGGGACGGAACGCCGCAGATGACGCCCGATCTCGCTTTCGCCGATCCGCGCGATGAGTCTCTCGGCTGGCGCGTGCTGGTGCCTGCTGAACTGGCGAACAAAGCCGCCGCCGCCATCGGCGCGGAAATGGTCGATGAAAGCGACTACGACGCGCATCGCATCCGCTGCGGCGCGCCGCGCGGCGGCATCGACTTCAGCTACAACGACGCCTTCCCGCACGATACCAACATGGACCGACTGCACGGCGTCGATTTCGACAAGGGCTGCTACATCGGCCAGGAAGTCGTCTCCCGCATGCAGCATCGCGGCACCGCGCGCACCCGCATCGTTCGCATCGGCCTTGGCGATGCCATCGCGGCGGGAACGCCGGTGACGGCGGGCGACAAGACGCTCGGCACGCTCGGCTCGTCGGCGGGCGATCGCGGACTGGCCTTGTTGCGGATCGACCGCGTCGCGGATGCCGTGGAGGCAGGCACGCCGGTTGTCGCGGACGGGCACGCATTGTCCTTCATCGTTCCGCAGGACATCGTGCCGCCGAAGAAGGCATCCGCATGAGCGCCGCGCCAGCAAAGGCAGCAAAGGTTTTGCGTTGCGCGTGGCCGGGCGAGGACCCGCTCTACGTCGCCTATCACGACGAGGAATGGGGCGTGCCGGAATATGACGACCGCGCGCTGTTCGAGAAACTGATCCTCGATGGCTTTCAGGCGGGGCTGTCGTGGATCACCATCCTGCGCAAGCGCGACAATTTCCGCAAAGCCTTCGACGATTTCGACCCGGCGAAGATCGCGCGCTATGACGCGAAAAAAATCGCCGCGCTGATGAGCGATGCCGGTATCGTGCGCAACCGTGCCAAGATCGAGGGCGCGGTGAAAAGCGCGCAGGCCTACCTCGTCATCATGAAGGAAGGCCCCGGCTTTTCGAAACTGTTGTGGAGCTTTGTCGGCGGCGCGCCGAAGGTGAACCGCTTCCGCAGCAAGAGTCAGGTGCCGGTATCGACGCCGGAATCGATCGCGATGTCGAAGGAGCTTGTGAAGCGCGGCTTCAAGTTCGTCGGCCCCACCATCGTCTATGCCTTCATGCAGGCAACCGGCATGGTCAACGATCACATGGTCACCTGCCATTGCCACGCCACCTGCGGCAAACCCAAACGCGCGCGCAAGACCAGATGACCGCGAAACACACGCCTCCGAAGAAGGCCGCCCGCGCGTGGCAGCGCATGCTGTCGGGACGGCGGCTCGACCTGCTCGATCCGTCGCCCCTGGATGTCGAAGTCGCCGACATCGCGCACGGGCTTGCCCGCGTCGCGCGCTGGAACGGGCAGACCCACGGCGCACATATTTTCTCCGTCGCGCAGCACACGCTGCTGGTCGAGGAAGTGCTGCGCACGCGCGCGCCGCGCATCGACCGCCGCGTGCGGCTCGCGGCAATGTTGCACGACGCGCCCGAATACGTGATCGGCGACATGATCTCGCCGTTCAAGGCGGTGATCGGCGGGTCCTACAAGGCGGTGGAGAAACGGCTGCTCGC
The nucleotide sequence above comes from [Pseudomonas] carboxydohydrogena. Encoded proteins:
- a CDS encoding L-threonylcarbamoyladenylate synthase; the protein is MSLILTTKTVPGADAARPAAECLAAGGLVAFPTETVYGLGADGTNGEAVARLYAAKGRPSFNPLIAHLPTLEAAQRVAVFSETALKLAQAFWPGPLTLVLPKAPGCPVSELATAGLDTVAVRIPAHPVALAILKALGRPIVAPSANRSGHVSPTTAAHVLHDLDGRIDLIVDGGPVNVGVESTIIGCTGAPVLLRPGGTPRDEIEGVLGISLGRIETAPGHDNPLAPGMLESHYAPKAAVRLNATDVKNDEALLAFGEALPGARPERTLNLSPRGDLIEAAANLFGHLRTLDDTATRTIAVMPIPSHGLGEAINDRLRRAAADRPS
- a CDS encoding FAD-binding oxidoreductase, coding for MMTSTSPLPADLLARFRAIVGDKHAIMDGDEKTPYLVEERGLYQGHSPLILRPGSTDEVAAICKLATETKTPLVPQGGNTGLVGGQIPHHGEILLSLRRMDKVREIDTSSNTMICESGVILANAHVAAEKADRIFPLWLGSEGSCTIGGNLSTNAGGIAALSYGVARDLVLGLEVVLADGRVLNGLSKLKKDNTGYDLRNLFIGAEGTLGIITAAVLKLMPKPRTIETAFVGLASPEAALELLALSQSHAGSALTSFELIADIAVQFALKHGPGLRAPLSEPHPWYVLMEISSPRDDGRTLIEGALEAAMEAGLVDDAVIAANLDQRQAFWTLREVISHAQKPEGGSIKHDVSVPVAAVPQFLIDADAAVTKLIPGTRPVAFGHLGDGNIHYNISQPVGADKAAFVARWHEVNDVVHAIVRQHGGSISAEHGIGLMKREELPRVKDPVALDLMRALKRTLDPLDILNPGKVV
- a CDS encoding SOS response-associated peptidase, producing the protein MCGRFTLTSAPAILLHAFGYAEQPNFPPRYNIAPTQPVAVVAGEASGRHFRLMRWGFIPAWVKDPKTFSLVINARSETVLEKPAFRNAIRRRRCLIPADGYYEWQVRGKHKQPFFIHPRDGAPMGLAAVAETWAGPNGEELDTVAIVTAAAREEMAHLHARVPVVIAPRDYACWLEGGEIATAEAVTLLQPPPSGSLAWHPVSTDVNRVANDHAGLLSRIELFGEVVKPEASLRPSRRVLDERQGSLF
- a CDS encoding NUDIX hydrolase; the encoded protein is MTDPITARPQVAVSAGIFRDSKILLTRRANDPKGVRWTFPGGRIESGETMAEALKREILEETGLTIEIAGSAGVREMLHAQSGHGHFIILPFAARWVSGEVALNDELAEARWFDPGETGGLTVTEGLHEVIADACRIVGV
- a CDS encoding TIGR02301 family protein, producing the protein MLRHFLAVLLTCSILLPATVRAEDEAAPFDADLQRLAEIMGALHYLRGICGTSDGQKWRTEMQALLEAETPSGDRRTRMIASFNRGYNGFQQTYRTCTPAAHLVVRRYLIEGADISRNLTSRYAN
- a CDS encoding dihydroorotase: MAQTFDLILKSGTVVNQDGEGVRNIGVTAGRIAALDVPDNASAGEVIDCKGLHILPGVMDTQVHFREPGLTHKEDLETGSRSAVLGGVTAVFEMPNTNPLTITEETFTAKIKAAHHRMHCDFAFFIGGTRENYRELPELERAPGCSGVKVFIGSSTGSLLVEDDDGLRKILGVIRRRAAFHAEDEYRLNERKNLRIEGDPRSHPVWRDETAALIATQRLVGIAREYGKRIHVLHISTKQEIDYLRDHKDVATCEATPHHLTLAAPECYERLGTRVQMNPPVRDASHREAIWRGISQGIVDVLGSDHAPHTLEEKSKTYPASPSGMTGVQTLVPIMLDHVNAGRLSLARFVDLSSAGPARIFNMACKGRIAAGYDADFTVVDMKRSETIRNADNASRAGWTPYDGVKVKGWPVGTIVRGQRVMWQGEVATPSQGEPVRFVETLKP
- a CDS encoding YgfZ/GcvT domain-containing protein, whose protein sequence is MKSAFLTDRGVVKVGGEDARHFLNGLVTTNIDLVRPGLGRFGALLTPQGKIIADFLVTEIPAGHGGGFLLDCPKSLAQPLTARLSIYKLRAKVAIENLSDAFGVLAVWDGTPQMTPDLAFADPRDESLGWRVLVPAELANKAAAAIGAEMVDESDYDAHRIRCGAPRGGIDFSYNDAFPHDTNMDRLHGVDFDKGCYIGQEVVSRMQHRGTARTRIVRIGLGDAIAAGTPVTAGDKTLGTLGSSAGDRGLALLRIDRVADAVEAGTPVVADGHALSFIVPQDIVPPKKASA
- a CDS encoding DNA-3-methyladenine glycosylase I — translated: MSAAPAKAAKVLRCAWPGEDPLYVAYHDEEWGVPEYDDRALFEKLILDGFQAGLSWITILRKRDNFRKAFDDFDPAKIARYDAKKIAALMSDAGIVRNRAKIEGAVKSAQAYLVIMKEGPGFSKLLWSFVGGAPKVNRFRSKSQVPVSTPESIAMSKELVKRGFKFVGPTIVYAFMQATGMVNDHMVTCHCHATCGKPKRARKTR
- a CDS encoding HD family hydrolase, producing the protein MTAKHTPPKKAARAWQRMLSGRRLDLLDPSPLDVEVADIAHGLARVARWNGQTHGAHIFSVAQHTLLVEEVLRTRAPRIDRRVRLAAMLHDAPEYVIGDMISPFKAVIGGSYKAVEKRLLAAIHLHFGLPAALPADIEALIKAADMGAAYLEATHLAGFSQAEARRLFGRDPKLNPATVETYLTPWSATKAERQFLARCQSLIA